One part of the Polycyclovorans algicola TG408 genome encodes these proteins:
- a CDS encoding Ig-like domain-containing protein: protein MQKALSTGGCWLACALLLGACGGEASFGGGENVSPTPTLPPDGETPTALRLGTLDQGAFSEGALSIGVTELSAGGQTAVRVDVVDAAGERVSDTPLSVSFQSDCSAAGLSRFEPVVVDASSGRFDTTYIAQGCSGADEITARVTLDDGTETARGTVNVAAAELGQVEFVSVDPAIIGLIGSPISTQATVQFRVRDTTGGVVPNQRVEFALSSTVGQVSLTPSSAVSDNQGIVRTVVSGGSIPTAVRVRASVAVDGGSVIATQSERLAISTGLPDQDSMTLAFDRLAVDGTCTGEPVNVSVRLADRFNNPAPEDTAVNFRTEGGAIQSTCFTGDPLGDSTLESGVCSVVLNVRNPRPDNGRVAVLATALGEETFIDRNGNGFFDAGDGFDDDLPEAFVDNDGDGSRGPDEPFVDTNQDQQYSLGDGEFNGYVCDAPGLNCESDLVHVRASGDVIFSLARNGLLISCSDAGGLCPFQPAGVGPGETLGINIEVSDINGQVPPSGTTYTLITTDGSVLEPATVGPFNTNTGPQQVSFVHQTPDEAPDPNRDIILTLQVEIPPSECSGATTFSQIVGIYRL from the coding sequence GTGCAGAAAGCTTTGTCGACGGGCGGGTGCTGGCTGGCGTGCGCGCTGTTGTTGGGCGCCTGTGGAGGGGAAGCCTCTTTCGGCGGCGGTGAAAACGTCAGCCCGACCCCCACGCTCCCCCCCGATGGCGAAACGCCAACGGCATTGCGCCTCGGCACGCTGGATCAAGGTGCTTTCAGCGAGGGTGCGCTGTCGATTGGCGTGACCGAGCTCTCGGCGGGCGGTCAGACGGCCGTTCGTGTTGACGTGGTCGATGCCGCCGGTGAACGGGTCTCGGACACGCCCCTTTCGGTCAGTTTTCAGTCCGATTGCAGCGCCGCGGGGCTGAGTCGTTTCGAGCCTGTCGTCGTCGACGCCAGCAGTGGCCGTTTCGACACCACCTACATCGCACAGGGTTGCAGCGGTGCCGACGAGATCACTGCCCGCGTGACGCTTGATGACGGCACCGAAACGGCCCGCGGCACCGTCAACGTTGCGGCCGCTGAACTGGGACAAGTTGAATTCGTCTCCGTCGACCCGGCGATCATCGGCTTGATTGGCAGTCCGATTTCGACACAGGCCACCGTGCAATTCAGGGTTCGCGACACCACCGGTGGTGTGGTCCCCAACCAGCGCGTCGAGTTCGCGCTGAGCTCGACGGTGGGGCAGGTCAGCCTGACCCCATCGTCGGCCGTCAGCGACAACCAAGGGATCGTGCGAACGGTGGTCAGCGGCGGGTCGATTCCGACCGCAGTGCGGGTGCGGGCTTCGGTGGCCGTCGATGGCGGATCGGTCATTGCCACGCAGTCGGAGCGACTGGCGATCTCGACCGGCCTTCCCGATCAAGACAGCATGACCCTGGCCTTTGATCGCCTCGCAGTGGACGGCACCTGCACAGGTGAACCCGTCAATGTCAGCGTGCGACTGGCCGACCGATTCAATAACCCCGCCCCCGAAGACACGGCGGTCAATTTCCGCACCGAGGGCGGTGCCATTCAGTCGACCTGCTTCACCGGTGACCCCTTGGGTGATTCGACCCTGGAGTCGGGCGTCTGCTCGGTTGTGCTCAACGTCCGCAACCCCCGGCCCGACAACGGCCGCGTCGCGGTGCTGGCCACGGCGCTGGGCGAGGAAACCTTCATCGATCGAAACGGCAACGGTTTCTTTGACGCGGGCGATGGGTTTGATGACGATCTTCCCGAAGCCTTTGTCGACAACGATGGCGACGGTAGCCGGGGCCCTGACGAGCCATTCGTCGACACCAATCAGGATCAGCAGTACTCGTTGGGCGATGGTGAGTTCAACGGCTACGTCTGCGATGCGCCCGGGCTGAACTGCGAGAGCGACCTGGTGCACGTCAGGGCATCCGGCGATGTCATTTTCTCGCTCGCCCGTAACGGTTTGCTGATCAGTTGCAGTGACGCCGGTGGTCTTTGTCCGTTCCAGCCGGCCGGTGTCGGCCCCGGCGAAACGCTGGGGATCAACATTGAAGTGTCCGACATCAATGGCCAGGTGCCACCTTCCGGAACGACGTACACCCTGATCACGACCGACGGTTCGGTTCTCGAACCGGCGACCGTTGGGCCATTCAACACCAACACCGGTCCACAGCAGGTGTCCTTCGTTCACCAGACGCCTGACGAGGCTCCGGATCCGAACCGCGACATCATCCTGACCTTGCAGGTCGAAATTCCGCCGTCCGAGTGCAGCGGGGCGACCACGTTCTCCCAGATCGTGGGCATTTATCGCCTGTAA